From a region of the Flavobacterium sediminilitoris genome:
- a CDS encoding helix-turn-helix domain-containing protein: MNSDKLYLNSKCEIARITTEYTIFETNNIQTNMKELFIYLFAFLSFLTTAQTDKNELSNKTYEELLAGFAKIENNFELQKKYANAYLLKAKKEKKDLRIAKGYYMMSNIHNFYDAIKYLDSVTIYAEKESNDKFPMVAYYERARKLDAKRDFKLAIENYIQAESWAKKNNDLDYIFRARLAIAIIKSEDMGEISEALELYRQCYKFYGKNKGKEVRYYNSYVSTIFAIADAHRALHQLDSSSYYNRLGYRELESTEFKNERLKGFFILNEGATQCLKGNYKSAIDSIDKALPIMIEYDEQMNQIASYYYYAKSFNGLNKVDKTVKYYEKVDSVYKKLKYITPEFVHGYHYLIKYYKNKGEKEKQLYYLNTLMSIDSVLQVNYKELTRKFKKEYDIPNLMQEKENIIEGLHQDKKSNHGIMIALGGIIMISLFLVMRQTQQKKAYKKRFEALMQTKEEGDNTKIEIETIEEIKDNDLGIVEETANNILKQLVAFEKKKQFLKPNITLNNIAQDFGTNPKYLSTIINTKKEKPFVRYINDLRIDYIVFELKSNEGMRKYTIKAIAEEAGFNNAEAFSSAFFKRTGIKPSYFIKKLIES, translated from the coding sequence ATGAATTCCGACAAGCTTTACTTGAATTCCAAGTGTGAAATTGCCCGAATAACAACAGAATATACTATTTTTGAAACAAACAATATACAAACAAATATGAAGGAACTTTTTATCTATTTATTTGCCTTTTTATCTTTTTTAACCACTGCACAAACCGATAAAAATGAATTAAGTAACAAAACATACGAAGAATTACTTGCGGGTTTTGCTAAAATCGAAAATAATTTTGAACTACAAAAAAAATATGCAAATGCTTATCTATTAAAAGCAAAAAAAGAAAAAAAAGATTTAAGAATAGCTAAAGGCTATTACATGATGTCAAATATTCATAATTTTTATGATGCTATTAAGTATTTAGATAGTGTTACTATATATGCTGAAAAAGAAAGTAATGATAAGTTTCCAATGGTTGCATATTATGAAAGAGCAAGAAAGTTAGATGCAAAAAGAGATTTTAAATTGGCTATAGAGAATTATATTCAAGCGGAAAGCTGGGCAAAAAAGAATAATGATTTAGATTACATTTTTAGGGCTAGATTAGCAATCGCAATTATTAAATCTGAGGATATGGGAGAAATTTCGGAAGCTTTAGAGTTATATAGACAATGTTATAAGTTTTATGGAAAAAATAAAGGAAAAGAAGTTAGATACTATAACAGTTATGTGAGTACAATTTTTGCAATTGCAGATGCACATAGAGCATTACATCAGTTAGATTCTTCATCATATTATAATCGATTAGGCTATAGAGAGTTAGAATCGACTGAATTTAAAAATGAAAGATTAAAAGGGTTTTTTATTTTGAATGAAGGAGCAACTCAATGTTTAAAAGGAAATTATAAAAGTGCAATAGATAGTATTGATAAGGCACTTCCGATAATGATAGAATATGATGAACAAATGAATCAAATAGCGTCCTACTATTATTATGCAAAATCGTTTAACGGTTTAAACAAAGTAGATAAGACTGTTAAATATTATGAAAAGGTTGATAGTGTTTATAAAAAACTAAAATATATAACACCTGAGTTTGTTCATGGATATCATTACTTAATTAAATATTACAAGAATAAAGGAGAAAAAGAAAAACAATTGTATTATCTCAACACCTTAATGAGTATAGATAGTGTTTTACAAGTTAACTATAAGGAATTGACTAGAAAATTTAAAAAAGAATATGATATTCCAAATTTAATGCAGGAGAAAGAGAATATTATTGAAGGGCTACATCAAGATAAAAAAAGCAATCATGGGATAATGATTGCTTTAGGAGGTATTATTATGATTAGTTTGTTTCTTGTAATGCGACAAACTCAGCAAAAGAAAGCGTATAAAAAACGCTTTGAAGCTTTAATGCAAACAAAAGAAGAAGGCGATAATACTAAAATTGAGATTGAAACGATAGAGGAAATAAAAGACAATGATTTAGGCATTGTTGAAGAAACCGCTAATAACATATTAAAGCAACTTGTTGCTTTTGAAAAAAAGAAACAGTTTTTAAAGCCTAATATTACCCTGAACAATATAGCCCAAGATTTTGGAACCAATCCGAAATATTTATCTACTATAATCAATACTAAAAAAGAAAAACCTTTTGTACGCTATATTAATGATTTGCGTATTGACTATATTGTTTTTGAATTAAAAAGTAATGAAGGAATGCGAAAATACACCATTAAGGCCATAGCCGAAGAAGCAGGTTTTAACAATGCAGAAGCTTTTTCGAGTGCGTTTTTTAAGCGAACAGGGATAAAACCATCGTATTTTATAAAAAAATTAATAGAGAGTTAA